The genomic segment GACCTGCTGAATTAGTATTTGAATCTCTGTAATTTTATTATGATAAACAAAATCACCAATTGAATAAAGAAAAAAATCATTACCAAGCATTTTAACCACATAATCTATTGATTACCTATCAAATATACTGTCAAGATTCAATAAAAAGCCTGATCTTTATCAACTATTATAACAATTTCTTGATTTTTTTAACAATATTTGTATAATTTAAATTTAATGAACATAAGAGTTAAGGTGGAACCTTGCAACAAGATTTATTTTAGGAGAAAAAAATATTTTATGACTGACAACACAACACAATTCACAGGTGCAACCCGTTATGTTTTAGACAAGGAACTTGCAGGTATTGTTAATATTTCAATGGCCCTTGAAATGCCCCTTCTTCTTAAAGGAGAACCAGGCACAGGCAAAACCATGCTGGCCCATGCCATTGCAGAGAGCCTGAATATGCCTTTGCTTGTTTTAAATGTTAAATCAAGCATGAAACTTATTGAAGCTTTGTATCAATATGATACTCTTACCAGGTTAAATGACAGCCGTTTTGCTGATTCCACACGGGATGTCAGCAATATTGAAGATTATATCAAAATGGGCAAAATAGGCCAGGCATTTGCCGCTGATGTCAGGACAGTTCTGCTTATCGACGAAATAGACAAGGCGGATACAGATTTTCAAGATGATATGCTGGATGTTTTAGACCAGATGGAATTTGATATTATTGAAATAGATAAAACTGTCAGAACAAAGCACAGGCCGGTTATTATTATTACATCAAATGCTAAAAAGGATTTATCAGACCCCTTTTTGGGAAGATGCAATTTTCACCATATTGCATTTCCTGATCCCAAGATGATGCGCCGGATAATTGATGTTCATTTTCCAGGTCTGAACGAAGACCTCCTGGAACATGCCATTCAAACCTTTTATTCCCTTCGTGATCTTGATTCTATTGAAAAAAAACCAGCTACCCGTGAATTGATAAACTGGATACGCGCTCTAAATGCAGACCCTGATTTTAAGCCTAAAAACCTGCGCAAAGGAGAGGTTCCCTTTCTTGGAATTCTGTTTAAAAAAAGCCAGGATTATCAAAGAGCTGCCACTTTTACCAGCAGAAGAAGAATCTTTTAGCCTATGTTTATAGATTTTTTTTATATATTAAAAAGTTCGGGGGTTCCAGTAAGCCCAACGTCTTTTCTCACCCTCCAGAAAGCTCTTTCTAAAGGACTTATCAATTCCTTAGATGAATTTTACACTGGATCAAGGGCTATCCTGGTTAAAAGCGAGCGGTATTTTGATATTTTTGACCAGGTTTTTGCCCATTATTTTGAAGGTGCAGAACTGCCTGATTTTGAAGGATTTGAGCTTGATGAAATGGCAAGAAACCTTCTTGAAGAATGGCTCAAAAATCCAAACCTGATTGCCGGGGCATTTAATGCTGATAAGGATGAACTCAGCAAGCTTACCCCTGATGAACTTATAGAATATTTCAAGGAAAGACTCAAGGAACAGACCGAAGCCCATCACGGCGGCAGCAAATGGATTGGGACAGGAGGCACCTCGCCGACAGGACATTCAGGTTATCATCCTGGAGGTATGCGCGTGGGAGGTGTTTCAAGAAATAAATCTGCTGTCAAGGTGGCAATGGACAGGCGTTATAAAGATTATTCCCTTGAAGGCCCTTTAACCCAGGCAATGATGGGAGAAGCACTTAAAAGGCTTCGCAATATGATCCCCTCGGGTCCCAGGGATCAGGTAAATGTGGATGAAACCATTTATCAGACCATGAAAAATGCTGGGGAAATAGAGATAGTATTTGAAAGAAGCCTGAAAGACCGGCTCAAGATTATCCTGGCAATTGATAATGGGGGCTGGTCTATGGATCCATATATTCCTGTTGTCCAGACCCTTTTTAATTATGCCAGGGCCCAGTTTAAGGAAATAAAAACTTATTTTTTTCATAATACAATATACGACAATGTATGGGCAGATCCTGCCAGATATAGACAGCCCCAGAAAGTGGCTGAATTTGCAAGATTTGATCCTGAAACCAGGCTCATTTTAATAGGAGATGCCAGTATGGCACCCTATGAACTTATGACAGCAGACGGCTCCATACATCTGGAAGAAAGAAGCGGCAGGCCAAGCCTGGAACAGCTTCGTTTTTTATCTGAAACATTTTCCCACAGTGTCTGGCTCAATCCTGTTCCTGAACAGATGTGGGGATATACCCGGACAATTACCATGATCGGACAGATTTTTCCCATGTTTGAACTTTCAATAGACGGACTTGAAAAAGCTGTTGCCCATTTAATGGGAAAAGCATAAATATCTGGCAGCGTGTTAAAACACCATCAATAATCCTGCCGGTTTATCAGCAGGTACAAAAATGACAGGGAGGTAATTCAGGATGAATCTGACCAATATTATAAATGTTTTTGTTCAAAAAATTAAGATAATATTGCCCTTTATGCTGTTTTCAGTGTTCATCTTTGCCCAGGCATATGCAGCATCCCTTGGAGGAACTATTTCAGAGGATATTACCCTTAGTATAGACAACAGTCCTTATGTAATTGAAACACCCCTTGTCATCAACAGCAGTATTACAATGACTGTCCCTGAAGGAATTGTTATCAAGTCAGGAGGCCCTGGGATTTATGTAAACGGAACTCTTAATGCACAAGGAGCTGTTTTTACATCAATAAAAGATGAACCTGATCCCGGGGACTGGAATGGTATTGTATTTCAAGCTGGTTCAGGAGGAACAATAAATGACTGTACCTTGCAGTATGGCCGTTATTTCGCAATAAGCGGCACTGCTTATTACGGGCAGCTTGTAATATTGT from the Desulfonema limicola genome contains:
- a CDS encoding AAA family ATPase, which encodes MTDNTTQFTGATRYVLDKELAGIVNISMALEMPLLLKGEPGTGKTMLAHAIAESLNMPLLVLNVKSSMKLIEALYQYDTLTRLNDSRFADSTRDVSNIEDYIKMGKIGQAFAADVRTVLLIDEIDKADTDFQDDMLDVLDQMEFDIIEIDKTVRTKHRPVIIITSNAKKDLSDPFLGRCNFHHIAFPDPKMMRRIIDVHFPGLNEDLLEHAIQTFYSLRDLDSIEKKPATRELINWIRALNADPDFKPKNLRKGEVPFLGILFKKSQDYQRAATFTSRRRIF
- a CDS encoding vWA domain-containing protein; this translates as MFIDFFYILKSSGVPVSPTSFLTLQKALSKGLINSLDEFYTGSRAILVKSERYFDIFDQVFAHYFEGAELPDFEGFELDEMARNLLEEWLKNPNLIAGAFNADKDELSKLTPDELIEYFKERLKEQTEAHHGGSKWIGTGGTSPTGHSGYHPGGMRVGGVSRNKSAVKVAMDRRYKDYSLEGPLTQAMMGEALKRLRNMIPSGPRDQVNVDETIYQTMKNAGEIEIVFERSLKDRLKIILAIDNGGWSMDPYIPVVQTLFNYARAQFKEIKTYFFHNTIYDNVWADPARYRQPQKVAEFARFDPETRLILIGDASMAPYELMTADGSIHLEERSGRPSLEQLRFLSETFSHSVWLNPVPEQMWGYTRTITMIGQIFPMFELSIDGLEKAVAHLMGKA